The Ahaetulla prasina isolate Xishuangbanna chromosome 5, ASM2864084v1, whole genome shotgun sequence genomic sequence TCTTTTTCCTTCCTGAGAGGTGGAAGTCTGGGGAGAGGTTCAAAGTGTGTGTTGTGCCCCCGCACCAAAGATCAAGAATCAGGGAGGGTGTGCGTGCTGCTGTGCGGTGACCAAAACGGACTTGAACCATGGCTGAAGGAGAGGCTCTGCTGAACGATTTGGGCCGAAAGGAGGCTGGACAAGGTCCAGTTCTTTCTGTGGATGTGGGGGGCAAATAGCccaggagagaaaaagagggattcgctccggggggggggggtcatgcctTTCTCGGCTCcaagccccccccctccttccagtTCCTGCTTGGGACAGTCAGGAGAAGCAAGGCTGAGCCAAGCAGCTGCCCCACGAAGAAGGCAGGGAGGCTAGCCCTGAGTCCAAATGCTCCCTCTGAAGGTCAGGGCCTTCGGACACTCGGACCTCTTCCTCCCATCTCTGGGCAGAAAAATTTGCATTAGCAGATAATGTATTTTCATCTACTTTTTACTTTCCCCACAAAATAAAGCactgagtatttttttaaaaggcgaGTTCTCTGCGTGGTTTTAGAGGGGatgcggggggaggggaggtgggtgtCCTTTTTGGCTCCAATCTTTCACCGtccatccctcctccctctcttggtCTGCAGCCACTCATTGCTTTTTACAGCCAAGGAAGCATCTGGAAAAATGGAAGAGGTGTGTGTGAATTgtgccttcccccccacccccccatttgAGGAAACCTGGCTAGGGAATCCTGGGACTTGAGGTCCATGTGCCTCAAAGTTGcccaggctgagaaacactggagaAAGGGGTCCTTctggtcccttgcaactctatcACTTGTGacaggctagggaattctgggagttgaagtcttaagagGCCCCGGTTGGGAGACCCTGCTCCAGTCTGGGTTGGTCTGGCCCCGTTGGCAATGCTGGGTTCAGCGCTGGGCATCAGGCTTCCCAAGAGGGGACCGGGAGGAATCGGAGGACATCCAGAGGGGCTGGAGACCTGAGTCCCATGGGGGACAGTGGCAGCGATGTATCCAGCCTGCGCAAGAGACCCCCAAGGAGAGAGATGAGCGCCCTCTTCAGGTACCTCCAGAAGGTCTGGCCTCGGGGGCAAGTGGAGGCaacaaattacaggtagtctttgacttacaacagttcatttagtgactgaagttgcaacagtgacttatgaccagctcTCACactgaccgttgcaacatccctggggtcacgtgatcaaaattcggacgcttagcaattggttcatatttatgacggtcatagtGTCCTGGGGGAGgaggtgtcacgtgatccccttttgtgacctccaagcaaagtcaatggggaagccagattcacttaacgaccaacaactgtggcaagaaaggtcataaaatggggcaaaattcacttaacaaatgtctcctttagcaacgtaaattttggcatcagttgtggtcataagccaagaaCTACCTGTGACACTAAAAGATCAGGCGAGACATCGCAAAGAGTTTCATGAATGCAAGAACTGTTGGCCATTGGAACAGACCGCCACATGATGCAGGGGGAATGCTCCTTTGCTGGTGGTCTTTGCACAGAGCTGGTAGGACGCTCTGGGCTGGCTAGCTTGACCGGTGGGAGACCAACTGGAGCCAGCCTGAAGGTAGAGATGGTGGGGCCCGAGAGGCGCAGCTTCTCCAGGCTGGGAAGCTGAGAGCCGCTTTCCAGCCTTGTTCGGATCTGGTTCTGTCTGCAGTGGAGGGGAACCAAACCGTCCCACACGGTCTTACCCcctttgaaaaaaaagcactGCCCCATCTCAGCATGGACCAGAGGCCTCAaatctggcaacttttaagacttgtggacttcaactcccagagttcctcagccagctcacaggaattctgggagttgaagtccacaagtcttaaagctgccaaggttggagacccctggcatagaccaTCAAGACGAGGATCTTgagttctttctcctcctcctcctccagttttGAGAGGAGACCTACGTGGTCCCGAGTTCAAAATCCACCTTCCAGTAGATGAAAGTCACCAACGTTGTGGAGCAAAGCCTCCAGATGACACCATTGAGTGGTGGTTCAACCTTGTTTTGGACCTTGGAAAAGTATTACAGGtgctgcccctccccctcccccaatcctTTGGGCCATCCTGCACTGGCCAGCCTCTCTCAGTCAATCCATAAAACGCCAGCCAGCCGTCCTTTTCCGGGGGGCATTTAGAAAAGGCTAGGAGACTCTGGAGTCTTCATCAAAGCCCCAGAGGAGGAGCCTTGATGGAACCTCCACTGACCCAGAGCCCCGGCTGAAGCCCTCACTCACTCGCATCACAGAAGCAAAATTAGTGGCTTTGGCTGACTGGGCCACCTCTGTCCTTGCAGCTGGCCAGACCACGTGCAGAGCTGGGCAATGCAATGGGACAATTGGCCGCAAGAGAACTctattattattcatatattaCTACTGCTGCATTATTATGGATATTATTGCTAATAATATCAAGAGAGGGCAAGGTCTAGAGTATAGTTACCTCGCATTAAGTTGTCCGACACCCCTGGGTAACACAGGCCCCACACCAGCCTGAGAAGGAGCCTGAAAGACATGTGGGAAGTTGCCACCTTTATtgggggtgtttgtgtgtgtgtgacaaaaAGACCCTGGTGCAGGAAAATCACCACAGGgtgagccccccacccccccaagtcTTCCAGGCCAAAGGCTGACGAGGCCGCTGCTCCAGAACGTGCTGAGCTGGACAAAAAGAGGAGGAAGCCTCTGTTGGGCAGCGAGACCCCCGGAGCTCTTTCTGATTAAGAAAACTCCTGGAGGGCTGTGAGCCACAACGTCCGAAAGGCTACCTGAGCATGGAGAATCCTGACTTCCAAGCCATTCCAGCAAGTTGCTAGTCCCTAGGACGGTGGAACCCAGCCGACCAATGGCCAGGCCATGCCAAGGAACCCAAGAGAGGCTGTGGTTGAACTAAGGGGGGTGGGAAGAGTCTGGATTTGGGGTCTTCCGGCGTATCCTCTTTCTTCCACTCGACACAAAGCGTGTGCAGAACCCGGCTGTCTTCGGTGACAGCGTGGAAGGAATCTCTCTCGACATGCTCAGGAGATGCCCCATTACTTCTGGCAGTGAAAGGCGAAGGAGAAAAGGCCCAGGCTGCCAACCCATCGGCGGAGGAGAGTCGTGGGAGTAGAAAGCCCATGCAGAGTCTTCGCAAAAGGAAAACAGTGGAAGCGCAGAACGGCCGGCCCTGAAAACGGAGGAGCGTTTCCTTTGTAAACAGgatgtggaagaggaggaggaggaggaggaggcagccaaAGGGGCATCTCGCTTGGCAGCTGCCAAAACTCTGCCATGTTTTGATTCTGCAAGGCCCTCCTGGCCTCCCTCTGCAGTCTGAGGGACCCTTCGGCTGGGCGGCACCGAGTGCGAGGGACCGGGGCAGGTCTCTGCCTTCCGCTTCACCCTCCCTCTCCTGGGGCGGATTTTCTGCCAAGCGGTCACAGGAGCGAGAGAGAGTGGATCGCTTGGCACCTCTGCCCGGGAAGAGCAGGGAGAGGCACATCTTCTTCGTCTCTGGAGGTTCCTGGTTGCCCCAAAGATGCTtctccaaaaggcagctggaccgtCCGTGGTTTCCTTCTGTGTAGATGCTTCACTACGGCTCCAATGAAGCTTCTCGGAGGAGAagcagtgaaacgtcttcaaggaaaacccaagaaagtccagttgcctcttggagaaGCGCCTCTGGGCGCCTCTTCTTGATCCCCTCCAGGAAACAGGAAGCTTTGCAAAGATGGGGGTCCTCTACCTaccaccgttcgtttagtgaccaaagttgcaacagcactgtaaaaagtgactaatgaccagtCCTTGTTCTTACGACCactccagcatccccatggccgccTGATCCAAATCCGGGCACTTGGCCACTGGTGTGTATTTAAGGCAGTTGTggcatcccggggtcacgtgactttctcagctggcttctgacaagcaaagtcaatgggggacgccagattcgcttaacgactgcctGATTCGttgaacagcagtgattcacttaaccgtggagccctggtggcccagtggttagagtgcagcattgcaggctgactctgcccactgccaggagttcgatcctgaccggctcaaggctgactcagcctcccatccttctgaggtcggtcaaatgaagacccagattttgGGTCTcctcttgagcagcgggttggactagaagacctccaaggtcccttccaacgctattattttgtttgttaaatAACGCTGGCTCTGTAAAACGTCCCCCAGACTATTATAAAGCCCTATGGGGTGGAATATAAGGCTAAGTGCTGTACctgttgcttaacaactgtggcaaaaaaaagcccCCCAAAATAAGGTTATTTAGCGTCCACACTTCTTAGCCAAGGGAAgtctggtcgtaagtggaggaccagTCACCCGGGCCTTTGCTCCCCCTTGGGGGAAAAGGCTCCGTGCCCGAGCGGGCACTCCAAGCAGGCTGGTCCTTGAGCCTTCCTAGGAAGCAGAGTTTGGGCAAGCAGAGAGGGCGCGCCTGGGCATAAGCAGAGGGCAGGGGGGGGCCCCCTTCAAAGCAGCCGGCAGGCCTTCTTGGGTTTGGGTGGGGCCGGGTTGAGGACAGCCCGGACGGCTTCGGTGAAGACCTCCTTGATGCCCTCCTGGTTGAGGGCCGAGCACTCCAGGTACTTGACGGCGTGGATCTGCTTGGCAAGGGCGGCGCCCTGCTGGGGGGTGACAGGCAGCTGGTTCTGTTCCTTCAACTTCTTCAGGGCCTCCGGGTTGTTGCGCAGGTCTTTCTTGGTGCCCACCAGGAGGACGGGCACGTCGGGGCAGTGGTGGCAGACCTCCGGGTACCACTTGTGCTTGACGTTCTCGTAGGAGGGTGGGCTGGCGATGGCGAAGCAGATGATGAAGACGTTGGTCTGCGGGTAGGAGAGGGTGCGCAGCCGGTCGTATTCCTCCTGGCCGGCCGTGTCCCACAAGTTCAGGTTGATGGTCCGGCCGTCGACCGTGTTCTGGGCGCTGTAGTTGTCGAAGACGGTGGGGATGTACTCGTTGGGGAAGGCGTTGGTGGTGTAGCAGATGAGCAGGCAGGTCTTGCCCACCGCCCCGTCGCCCACCACCACGCATTTGATGCTCTGCATTGCGGCGGCTCTCCGGGGCTGTCCGTCTCAGCGACCTGCGGGAGAACCAGAAAAACGGGAAACGCTGGGAAGAGGCTGGCGGAGAATACAGGGGTgggtgtgtacaggtagtccttgatttacaaccttcAGTGACCATTCGCGGTtaacaagagcactgaaaaaaggcacttgggatcgtttttcacacttacgaccgttgcagcaatcccgtgatcaaaatttggacactcagcaaatgactcatatttatgacaatcacAGGGGCCATgtggattcccttttgcgaccttctgacgatcgaagttgatggggaagccggattcacttagcaaccgtgtggcTAACTCAACcacggcagtgattcatttaagaacggtggcaaggaaagtctcaaaatggagcaaagctcatttaacaaatttctcacctagcaacgtaaattttggcggtcgtaaatcgaggactatctgcatataTGTGAGTGACCCCATCAAATTACAGATTaacggaagggaccttataggtcatctagtccaacccccccggccaagcaggagaccttacaccatttctgacagcccCTCCCGACTTGCTCTGCTCTTCATCTCTGCCTCCCTGGAGGCACCAAAAATGCTCATGACCGCCATGCCCAGGGCTGCCCACTGATCTCTAGGCATCTATTCAAGGGCCTCtagtggcgcaacaggctaatgcagcctattattaacatcaactgcttgcaatattgcaggttcaagtcccaccaggcccaaggttgactcagccttccatcctttataaggtaggtaaaatgaggacccagattgttggggggcaataagttgactttgtatatactatacaaatggatgaagactattgcctgacatagtgtaaagctgccctgagtcttcggagaagggcgggatataaatccaaaaaaaaaagggggggtggccGCAAACTGTTAGACCAgcagtgtccaatcttggcaactttaagacttgtggacttccaactcccagaattggactccaacccaaagctggctgggagattctgggaattgaagtccacaagtcttaaaagttgctggatTTGGAGACCCCAAGCTGGTCCCTGAGTtatgttggctgggggattctgggagttgaagtcccctagccttaaaagtggccaaggttggataaCTTGGCTTTAGACTGAGATGGCAGATCAGTTCTCGCTCAGCCTATCCAGTCCATCTTGAAAGCGGCTCTCCTGGATTTTGGACAGCGGCCTGATCCAGCTTTTCCTGGTGTGCCCACCCCAGGGACTCTTCTCAAAGCAACGGAAGATTGTGCAGCTCGATGGCAGCCCTCataacataacagaataacagagttggaagggaccttggaggtcttctagtccaaccccctgcccaggcaggaaaccctacaccatttcagacaaatggctatccaacattttcttaaaaatttccagtgttggagcattcacaacttctgcaggcaagttgttccacttattaattgttctgtcaggaaatttctccttagttctaggttgcttctctccttgatcagtttccacccattgcttcttattctaccctcagatgctttggagaagagcctgactccctcttctttgtggcaacccctgagatattggaaggctgctatcatgtctcccctagtccttcttttcattaaagtagacatacccagttcctgcaaccgttcttcatatgttttggcctccagtcccctaatcatctttgttgctcttctctgcactttctagaatctcaacatcttttttacatcacggcgaccaaaactgaatgcaatagtccaagtgtggccttaccaaggcattataaagtggtattaacacttcacgtgattttgattctatccctctgtttatgcagcccagaactgtgttggcttttttagcagctgccgcacactgctggttcatatctaaatggttgtccactaggactccaagatctctctcacagttactactattgagcaagataccatatatccggtacctgtatattttgtttttttggcctaaatgtagaaccttacttttttcactgttgaatttcattttgttagatagcgcccaatgttcaatctgtcaagatctttctgtatcttgagcctatcttctggagtgttggctattcctgccagcttggtgtcatctgcaaatttgatgagttccccatctatcccctcgtccaagtcattgatgaagatgttgaagagtactgggcctaaaacagagccttggggtactccactgcatacttccctccatgtggatgtagttccgttgaggactacacgttgagtgcggttggtcagccagttaagaatccatctggtggtggtgctgtctaacccacatttttctactttatctagtagtaggttatggtgtactttatcaaatgctttactgaagtccaagtaaattatatcgacagcattcctctggtctgctaattttgtcactttgtcaaagaatgcaatgagattagtctggcatgatctgtttttgacaaacccatgttggcttttggttattaccttgtttgcttctaggtgttcggtgattcgttgcttgattatcttttccagaatcttccctggtatcgagatcaggctgataggtatgtagtttcctggatctgtttttttccctcttttgaagatgggaactacatcagctcttttctgatgatcagctcttttctccctcccagccTCCTTCCTTCAAAAGCAGCCAAATTCACGCAATCCGTTTGCAGAAAGCTTTCCTAATTGCAACAAAAAAAGAACAACGTGCAAAAGCTTTTgtcatctttttctttccctgtGAATTGTCGTGGCAGGCCTTGGTGGGCGATGCGAAATCAATTTGTAAGCGTTCCCAGGAGGTGTCGTTTGTCTGAGCTGACAGTTTTACAGTAAATTGACGGTTAAAGCTTAAAGCGTAAGACTTTTACAAGCTGGGTGGAGGATGGGGGCCATCACTTTAGCTGTTCTCACATGAATTGGTGCGCTTTCAAGGTGCCACAGGACTTGTGGGAAGTGATTTATGTCTCTGGAAATGTTGGGGGGCTGATGGTTAGTTCTTGTTGGATGACTAGAtacagggaaggaagggagggagagagaaggagggagggaaggaaggggaaggaggaagggatgggaggagggagggagggacgaacgaaggggatgggaggagggaggaggaaagggaggggaaggagggagggagggaaggaaggggaaggagggagggaggaatgaaggggtggggagaagggaggaagggtcagccaagaaaacaaaccaaattAAATCAACCCAGAGATCTCCTTTGAGCATCAATGACCAAGTTCAAATGACCCCACTTCCTATAAAGGATGTGAAGACGCAGCTCCCTAAGGCTGAAGCCTCTAAGGGTGGCAAAGGTGGAAGGAAGACgaagaggaagagaaacagcAGGAAGATGGCTGGACTTAGTCACAGTAGGGATGGCAGCACCATCGGAAGACCAGAATTCACAGGATtttatagagtaacagagttggaagggacgttggaggtcttctagtcaaccccctgctcaagcaggagaccttataccattctggacaaatgaccgTCCAGgctccttgaaaacctccagtcttggagcacccacttctggtggccagctgttccactggttatgttgtgccttgcccgccctcctctccgcagctgggcccctcccatctcctgctatctgagccagagtctgataatgaagaggaacggcctggcatgcctccagcccccagccctggcaccatgcccggacagaatgagcaagcaaacctccctcctacagcgtgtgagcatgaagccagccacgtgctagaattgccggtagcagaccaggaggacggaaagtcacagtggacggatccccgcttctggagaatggagaggcaacgtcagcaaaaggaagggaggggcaggcctggataactgctgagtcatggagccacaccccatggcctatataaaggatctgctttctggcattccttgagtcaggcaaagtctcatctggttgctgaagtcacgccttggattcctgcctgccctgagaactctgacaggaatttggcaaagctgcagaagcttcgtggccacgcttgagacagacttcccagacccggccgtcagagggggagggggagggggacacgacaggttaattgtcctccctgttaggaagtttctcctcagttccaggtttcttctctccttgattagtttccatccgttgcttcttgtcctgccttcaggggctttggaggataggtggagcccctcttctatgtggcaacccctcaaatactggaaggctgctctCATGTCCCCCCTGGGCCTTCTCGGTTGCCTTCAGCCAAGAGAAGTGCCAGAGTCTCTATTTCTAGGAAGAAGAGTCGGTGGGGCTTTGCTTTCCCGAACACCCCACTTGCACCAGCTCCCCATAACCCCGGGGGGGTCCACAGGCTGCTCTGGGCTGAGAGCTCAGGCTTCCCTCCCCAGTCTGTCTCTCACGGAAAGGCTGCTGAGCATGGTGGGGCCATTCCTTCCCTCTACTGGCGCTATGGGACAAGACAGCAGCAGACCTCTAGGAGGCCCATTTCTCAACAACTTcagaagtcctcgatttacagtctttcatttagggactgttcaaagttacaattggaaaaggggaccatttttcacactaatgaccattacagcatccccacaaCTCCAAATCCAaccgcttggaaactgactcgtatttatgacggtcgcagtgtcccagggtcacaggatccccttttgcaaccttctcccaagcaaagtcaatgagggaagccggattcccttaacaaccatgtggcaagaaaggtcgtaaaatggcgcAAAACTCACCCAACAACTGTCTCAAttaccaatggaaattttgtgctcaattacagtcgtaactcaaggactacctgtatattttacTAAAAGGCCAAAGTTTTGGGGAGAGGCAGCTTCTCATGGAACAAGTCGCTCTTCACAAAAACTTCTGCTTTTTATTCATTGGGAAAGTCAGAAGAGGGGCTACCAGTGACACGCTCTCATACTCAACCTTTGGGCcccaaagagggagggagggaggacacccCCCagttgctccccccaccccctcccatcACATCTGCGGAGGAAGGGCCCAAGGGCGGGCGTGGTGCTCCTCCTCGCTGAGAGAAAGAAGCGGAAGTGAAGAGCAGCTTGCAGAAATCTAAACAGGAAGCCAGCCACACTGGGGCAGCTGAAGACGGCTTGGTGCCCCAGGCAGGAAATCAAAATGGaagcccccccaccaccaccaccaccacacccatccacccatcattGGCGAAGGAGGGAGCCCTCCTTGAAGCACTGGGCCCGGGGATCCTTttctcagtggtgagaaaagtcaggATTTACACTTGGGCATGAAAAACCGAAGGCTTGTAGTCTATTCGGTGTAGTacagataccgtatatgtggtacctggctcagtagtagtaactggGAGAGGGGTCTGGGAGTCCCAGTGGACAATCCTTTAATTATgagccagcagctgccaaaaaggccaatcctaggctgcatcaacagacagAGAGAGTCAAGATCAAGGGAAGTGGTAACAAGgccttggaaaggccacacttggaattctgcatccaactTTGTTCATCGTGATATAAAAAAggttgtggagactctagaaagagtgcagagaagagcaacaaagaggatgaggggactagaggctaaaacatgaagaacggatgcaggaactgggaatatctagtttgatgaaaagaaggactaagggaggcatgatagcagt encodes the following:
- the RHOG gene encoding rho-related GTP-binding protein RhoG, translated to MQSIKCVVVGDGAVGKTCLLICYTTNAFPNEYIPTVFDNYSAQNTVDGRTINLNLWDTAGQEEYDRLRTLSYPQTNVFIICFAIASPPSYENVKHKWYPEVCHHCPDVPVLLVGTKKDLRNNPEALKKLKEQNQLPVTPQQGAALAKQIHAVKYLECSALNQEGIKEVFTEAVRAVLNPAPPKPKKACRLL